The following DNA comes from Deltaproteobacteria bacterium.
GTGGTCTACCGCGACCTCAAACCAGTACACTGGTCGATCGCCAACCAGACGGCGCTCGCCGATGCAGAGCTTGAGTACTACGACCGAGAAGATACTTCGGTATTCGTTCTTTTCGCCGTTAACAATGCCGGCAATCTACCCGCAAGCCTCAATGTCCCCGAGGGTGAAACTGTTCATGTGATGATCTGGACGACCACACCTTGGACACTTCCTGCAAACCTCGCAGTTGCTGCCGCAGCAGGTGAAGAGTACGGCCTCTACAAGTGGACTCAAAATGGTAAAACGACCTTGGGCATCTTGGGCGGCGCACTTTCCGAGAAGGTTCTCGGCATGGGCAAAGCTGAAGATATCAGCTGCCTGGGTACATGCACCGGCCAAGAGCTTGCCGATGGTGAGATTGTTTACCAACACCCCTTCATTGAGCGTACGGGTCCAATCCTTACCGCCGACTACGTCACGCTTGAAGATGGTACCGGCCTTGTTCACACTGCACCTGGCCATGGTCAGGAAGATTATCAGACCGGTTTAAAAGTGGGTCTTGAGATTTATTGCCCCGTCAAAGGGGACGGTACCTTCGATGAAACCGCGCCCGAATGGCTCCAGGGTAAAGACGTTTGGAGTGGCAACGGCGAAGTTGTGACGCACCTGCGTGAGTCGGGTCACCTCTTTTTCGACCACCAGTTTGATCACAGCTATCCGCACGACTGGCGCTCCAAAACACCGACCATCTTTCGTGCAACTGAGCAGTGGTTCATCTCCGTTGACCGCGAAGTCAAAGGTGAAGGCAAAACCCTACGTGAGATGGCTCTGAATGCAACAGACAACGAAATTGAGTTTATCCCCGACTGGGGTAAGAGCCGCCTTCGCGGTATGCTCGAATCACGCCCCGACTGGTGTATTTCTCGCCAGCGTTCATGGGGACTGCCGATTCCTGCATTCATGAAAGAGGGCTTTGAAACGCTTCTCACGCAAAAATCGGTAAGAGCTGTTGCGCAAACGGTTCGCAAGGAAGGCGCTGGATTCTGGTTTAGAGCGAGCGTCGAAGACATCCTCGCCGAATACGATCCTGCACAAGATGAAGATGCACCTACCTGGCTTCGTGAAAAAGGCAAAGCAGGGCTGAGTGAACTCACCGCCTCCCAAGACATCTTTGATGTATGGTTTGAGTCTGGCTCAAGCTGGAATGCAGTTCTTAAAGAAAGAAACCTCGGTTACCCATCGGAATACTATATTGAAGGTTCCGATCAGCACCGTGGTTGGTTTCAGCTATCGTTACTGCCAAGCCTCGTGTCCCAAGGCCGTGCTCCCTTTAAGTCTCTGCTCACTCACGGATTCATCGTGGATGCACAGGGCCGAAAGATGAGCAAGTCGGTTGGCAACACCATCAATGTTCAGGACCTCTTGGATAAATACGGCGCAGATATTTCTCGCTGGTGGGTAGCAAGTCTAAACTTCGTCAACGACATCAAAGCTGACTGGGCATTCTTTAAGAATGCAGCCGAAGAGTATCGCAAGGTTCGAAATACTATTCGTTTCCTTCTTGGGAACTTGCAGGATTACAACAACGAGACCGACCGCTATACCTTTACCGACGCGGACAAAGGCAGCCTCGATGCTTGGGCCATGGTCCAGCTTGATCACCTCATCATCGAAGTGCGTGATGCGTACGAAACTTTCCAGTTTCGCCGAATCCGAGATGCGGTTTTCAACTTCTGCAATGACAGCTTGAGCGCGGTTTACATGGCGGCCATTAAAGACCGTCTCTACTGCGATGCAACCGATTCAGCCCGCAGACGAAGAACCCAAACGGTTCTCTTTGATATCGCAGACAATCTGCTTCGCTTGATTGCACCTGTATTGGTTCACACCGCAGACGAAGCTTGGCTTAAGCTCCACGGTAAAACTGAAGAGATGGACGAGTCTATTCACCTTCAGCGTTTGCCTGAGTCTCGTGGACTCGCGCAGGATCCTAACTGGACCCTTACGATGGACATTCGCAGTGAAGCACTCAAGGCTCTCGAGCATGCAAGAGAAAGTGGCACGATTACCAATCCTCTGGATGCTGGTATCGCGGCTGTTATCGATCCGGAACGCTTTAACGCGATCACCGAATATGCAGAAGAGCTGGCTGACCTATGCGGTGTAAGCCGGTTTAGCGTTGCCTCTGGCGACGCAACTCAATTTGAAATCAGTGACCTCGCTGAAGAACCACGCTGCCAGCGCTCCTGGAAACGTGACGGTACCGTAAGTGAACGAGATGGCGGCTTTATGCTCAGTGAGCGCGATGCTGCCGTTGTGGCCACTATGGATTTGGAGAACTAAGCACTATGCGCTACGAACCCGCTGAAATTGAACCACGTTGGCAAAAAGCCTGGGATGAGCAAGAGCCCTTCAAAACTCCAACGAGCCTTGAAGAACTTGGCGATAAGCCAAAGTATTACATCCTAGATATGTTTCCTTACCCTTCGGGCGCGGGGCTGCATGTTGGCCACCCTGAAG
Coding sequences within:
- the ileS gene encoding isoleucine--tRNA ligase, with the translated sequence VVYRDLKPVHWSIANQTALADAELEYYDREDTSVFVLFAVNNAGNLPASLNVPEGETVHVMIWTTTPWTLPANLAVAAAAGEEYGLYKWTQNGKTTLGILGGALSEKVLGMGKAEDISCLGTCTGQELADGEIVYQHPFIERTGPILTADYVTLEDGTGLVHTAPGHGQEDYQTGLKVGLEIYCPVKGDGTFDETAPEWLQGKDVWSGNGEVVTHLRESGHLFFDHQFDHSYPHDWRSKTPTIFRATEQWFISVDREVKGEGKTLREMALNATDNEIEFIPDWGKSRLRGMLESRPDWCISRQRSWGLPIPAFMKEGFETLLTQKSVRAVAQTVRKEGAGFWFRASVEDILAEYDPAQDEDAPTWLREKGKAGLSELTASQDIFDVWFESGSSWNAVLKERNLGYPSEYYIEGSDQHRGWFQLSLLPSLVSQGRAPFKSLLTHGFIVDAQGRKMSKSVGNTINVQDLLDKYGADISRWWVASLNFVNDIKADWAFFKNAAEEYRKVRNTIRFLLGNLQDYNNETDRYTFTDADKGSLDAWAMVQLDHLIIEVRDAYETFQFRRIRDAVFNFCNDSLSAVYMAAIKDRLYCDATDSARRRRTQTVLFDIADNLLRLIAPVLVHTADEAWLKLHGKTEEMDESIHLQRLPESRGLAQDPNWTLTMDIRSEALKALEHARESGTITNPLDAGIAAVIDPERFNAITEYAEELADLCGVSRFSVASGDATQFEISDLAEEPRCQRSWKRDGTVSERDGGFMLSERDAAVVATMDLEN